GCGCCGGCGATCTCACCCACGACCGCGTCGCTGCCGGCGTCGAGTTCGACGGTCGCCGTCGTGTGCGCGTCGATGGCGAAGGCGCTCCCGACGCCCGTGGCGAGCGCGTTGAGCACCGTCCCCGCCGCGGGGGCGGTCGCCCGTCCGGTCCCGGTCACGGACGCTCATCGCCCGCGCGAACACTTACCGCTGCTGATCGCGGTAACGGTCGGCGTCGTCGGTTCGGCCGGCCGCGTCGAACGCCGCCGACGATCATCCCTGTCCGTCTCGGCGGTCGCGAACGCGGCGCTTTTCCGCGCTCCGACGGAAGGACCGACATGGAGTTCCGCAGCGACATCGCGCCGGACACGCTCCCGGTCGAACTCGACCCGGCGGGCGTCGGCGTCGAGTACACCGACGGCCGGACGGTCTTCTACCACGGCGTCCCCGAGCGGGCCGGAGGGTCCGTCCTCACGCCGCCCGGGAAGGAGGTCCACGTCCTCGTCACCGACCCGACGGGGACACAGGGCGTCATGGTCTACGTGAACGATCGGAAGACCGCGGACGAGATCCTGGAGGACACCGGCGTCGGGCGCGTCCTGCTCGATCAGGGGGGGGAGTCCTCGATCT
The Halomarina pelagica DNA segment above includes these coding regions:
- a CDS encoding DUF5796 family protein, whose amino-acid sequence is MEFRSDIAPDTLPVELDPAGVGVEYTDGRTVFYHGVPERAGGSVLTPPGKEVHVLVTDPTGTQGVMVYVNDRKTADEILEDTGVGRVLLDQGGESSIFPGVTVRQKPYRVEVEADLEEVDGRVFVFAEDERGEFSWELGTADDS